In the Streptomyces formicae genome, one interval contains:
- a CDS encoding tetratricopeptide repeat protein, with amino-acid sequence MYVKAFAPEYQGELGAELSVNSSYEDVLDKAGRALDRAGGAAERARAALAVAEANRRLGRVDDAGAAWRQSYRSARTAGDAGAMSWALWSGGTLARQCGALPLARRLLTHSVELAEGSGDRLAHGYALAGLAETGRIQGDYAAVAALHEELLAQGRAHGEARHMVWAMTGIAQMHRNTGDHAKALELFEESVRIATDADDARGRAWSLRGVADVLSLRGEPDRALALLSEAEEVCRAMDLASALAYNHKMRGNVLYRAGRWAAAREIYGVALAEFTDMREPRGAALSRLGLVKCRARLGHDHEATLAELAVLEADFTRMGLRHARDMVVAFRAETTEPALSA; translated from the coding sequence ATGTACGTGAAGGCATTCGCACCCGAGTACCAGGGCGAGTTGGGCGCGGAGCTGAGTGTGAACTCCTCCTACGAGGACGTCCTCGACAAGGCGGGCCGCGCGCTCGACCGTGCGGGCGGCGCGGCCGAACGGGCCCGCGCCGCCCTCGCGGTGGCCGAGGCGAACCGGCGGCTCGGCCGGGTGGACGACGCGGGCGCGGCCTGGCGGCAGAGCTACCGCAGCGCGCGGACCGCGGGGGACGCGGGGGCCATGTCCTGGGCCCTGTGGAGCGGCGGCACCCTCGCCCGGCAGTGCGGTGCGCTGCCGCTCGCCCGGCGGCTGCTCACCCACTCCGTGGAGCTGGCCGAGGGCAGCGGCGACCGGCTGGCGCACGGCTACGCGCTCGCGGGCCTCGCGGAGACCGGGCGCATCCAGGGCGACTACGCCGCCGTCGCCGCGCTCCACGAGGAGTTGCTCGCACAGGGGCGTGCGCACGGCGAAGCCAGACACATGGTCTGGGCGATGACCGGCATAGCGCAGATGCACCGCAACACCGGCGACCACGCCAAGGCCCTCGAACTGTTCGAGGAGTCCGTGCGGATCGCCACCGACGCGGACGACGCGCGGGGGCGTGCCTGGTCGCTGCGGGGCGTGGCCGACGTCCTCTCCCTGCGCGGCGAACCGGACCGCGCCCTCGCTTTGCTCTCCGAGGCCGAAGAGGTCTGCCGCGCCATGGATCTGGCGAGCGCGCTCGCCTACAACCACAAGATGCGCGGCAACGTCCTCTACCGCGCCGGGCGTTGGGCGGCGGCCCGCGAGATCTACGGCGTGGCCCTCGCGGAGTTCACGGACATGCGCGAACCGCGCGGCGCCGCGCTCTCCCGGCTCGGGCTCGTCAAGTGTCGCGCGCGGCTCGGCCATGACCACGAAGCCACGCTCGCCGAACTTGCCGTCCTGGAGGCCGACTTCACGCGCATGGGGCTGCGGCACGCCCGCGACATGGTCGTCGCCTTCCGTGCCGAGACGACGGAGCCCGCCCTCAGCGCGTGA
- a CDS encoding collagenase gives MTALIACLGLALLAPASPAAATGAAPGARPAKAAEGKPGPDPAPMPATPTPATAKAERRAEPDKDVANRPPLQAAPDKARKGAGKVKAAECRVSDFTSKTGAALVQQIKSVDVTCVNTLFSVTGPDAKALFREEQMVTAANALRDTAANYPGDNSTSAEQVVLYLRAGYYVQWGDPENVGDYGPALKSAVQGGLDAFYASSHAFDVTEANGNTLNEAVILIDSAQENDRYLSVTKRLLTDYDASYDEFWGMVAAVNSTFTVYFRGHQVPAFLAAVKADRSNLTILRDFAVKHDDLLGTDRSYLVYNAGRELGRFLQYADLRSAVGPLAKELLGRSQMTGRTARLWVGVAEMTDAYDKANCAEYGTCDLANRVRDAVLTVKHTCSDSLKIAAQEITAEQLAASCDSLAKQDAFFHNVVKDDGPVKDDKNTQLEVVAFNSSDDYQTYAGVVFGIDTNNGGMYLEGDPAQEGNLPRFIAYEQPKQDGSFQIWNLNHEYTHYLDGRFNMYGDFAEGQKTPTVMWVEGFAEYISYSYRGVTYDNAIAEAGKKTYKLSTLFDTTYENTNTTRTYPWGYLAVRYLLQSHPQDVTTLLGHYRAGEWDAARTLLTSTIGNRYDADFDAWLDRCAAGDCGATA, from the coding sequence GTGACCGCCCTGATCGCCTGCCTGGGCCTGGCCCTGCTGGCCCCCGCGAGCCCGGCGGCGGCGACCGGTGCCGCTCCCGGAGCGCGGCCCGCGAAGGCCGCCGAGGGCAAGCCGGGCCCGGACCCCGCGCCGATGCCCGCCACTCCCACTCCGGCCACCGCCAAGGCGGAGCGCCGGGCCGAGCCCGACAAGGACGTGGCGAACCGCCCGCCGCTGCAGGCCGCTCCCGACAAGGCCCGCAAGGGCGCGGGCAAGGTCAAGGCCGCCGAGTGCCGCGTCTCCGACTTCACGTCGAAGACCGGTGCCGCCCTGGTCCAGCAGATCAAGAGCGTGGACGTCACCTGCGTCAACACGCTGTTCTCCGTGACGGGCCCGGACGCCAAGGCCCTGTTCCGCGAGGAGCAGATGGTCACCGCGGCGAACGCGCTGCGCGACACGGCGGCCAACTACCCCGGTGACAACAGCACGTCGGCCGAACAGGTGGTCCTCTACCTGCGCGCCGGGTACTACGTGCAGTGGGGCGACCCCGAGAACGTCGGCGACTACGGACCCGCGCTGAAGAGCGCCGTCCAGGGCGGTCTCGACGCCTTCTACGCCTCCTCCCACGCCTTCGACGTCACCGAGGCCAACGGCAACACCCTGAACGAGGCCGTCATCCTGATCGACAGCGCCCAGGAGAACGACCGCTACCTGAGCGTGACCAAGCGCCTGCTGACCGACTACGACGCCTCGTACGACGAGTTCTGGGGCATGGTCGCCGCGGTCAACAGCACCTTCACGGTCTACTTCCGCGGCCACCAGGTCCCGGCGTTCCTCGCCGCCGTCAAGGCCGACCGGAGCAACCTCACGATCCTGCGGGACTTCGCCGTCAAGCACGACGACCTGCTCGGCACCGACCGGTCCTACCTCGTCTACAACGCCGGGCGCGAACTCGGCCGCTTCCTCCAGTACGCGGACCTCAGGTCCGCGGTCGGCCCGCTGGCCAAGGAGCTCCTCGGCCGCAGCCAGATGACCGGCCGCACCGCCCGCCTCTGGGTCGGCGTGGCCGAGATGACGGACGCCTACGACAAGGCGAACTGTGCCGAGTACGGCACCTGTGACCTGGCCAACCGCGTGCGCGACGCGGTGCTCACCGTCAAGCACACCTGCAGCGACAGCCTGAAGATCGCCGCACAGGAGATCACCGCCGAGCAGCTGGCCGCCTCCTGCGACAGCCTCGCCAAGCAGGACGCCTTCTTCCACAACGTGGTCAAGGACGACGGGCCGGTCAAGGACGACAAGAACACCCAGCTCGAAGTGGTCGCCTTCAACTCCAGCGACGACTACCAGACCTACGCCGGGGTCGTGTTCGGCATCGACACCAACAACGGCGGCATGTACCTGGAGGGCGACCCCGCGCAGGAGGGCAACCTGCCGCGCTTCATCGCCTACGAGCAGCCCAAGCAGGACGGCTCCTTCCAGATCTGGAACCTCAACCACGAGTACACGCACTACCTCGACGGCCGCTTCAACATGTACGGCGACTTCGCGGAAGGGCAGAAGACGCCGACAGTGATGTGGGTCGAGGGCTTCGCCGAGTACATCTCCTACTCGTACCGGGGCGTCACCTACGACAACGCCATCGCCGAGGCGGGAAAGAAGACGTACAAGCTCAGCACGCTCTTCGACACCACCTACGAGAACACCAACACCACCCGCACCTACCCGTGGGGCTACCTCGCGGTCCGCTATCTGCTCCAGTCCCACCCGCAGGACGTGACCACGCTCCTCGGCCACTACCGCGCCGGTGAGTGGGACGCCGCGCGCACCCTGCTCACCAGCACCATCGGCAACCGCTACGACGCCGACTTCGACGCCTGGCTCGACCGGTGCGCCGCAGGTGACTGCGGCGCCACGGCCTGA